The Ralstonia wenshanensis genome includes a region encoding these proteins:
- a CDS encoding exo-beta-N-acetylmuramidase NamZ domain-containing protein, producing MERAQSLRSRQLAAIAAVLAALLLACMQSGRAEPTINTPGPLGKPVPMHELEAVVAAQIADANVAGAVVAIGDASGVRERVALGQRTVGRDAEPMTEDIIFDLASLTKAVATSTAVLQLAERGRLDLDAPAGRYWPAFADGGKARITIRQLLTHTSGLPPGLAARSELRGPASVLHAIGIMPPISEPGHRVIYSDLNYVALGEIVQRVSGVGLDAWCAQHIFRPLGMRDTAFRPSRKAITRIAPTIIRNGRWLRGKVHDPTAAALGGVSGNAGLFSTADDLALFARMLLNGGRVGDRRILQPDSVALLLTPDGSAAVEAARTLGWEVQAPLIPNRYRAPRAGLLQHLGYTGTGLWIDLVTRRFVIVLTSRLYPDEQGNAMPLREAVLNLVSNTAPLLSGEQIAVRAPTMADAVLSAGRRLPMAVGPVRSGIDVLEANGFAPLVGKRVGLVTNHSGFDAQGRRTIDVLNEAPGVRLSAIFAPEHGIGTDLDARFGDTIDARSNVVVHSLYGNSKDIPRSALADIDVVVFDLQDAGVRFFTYLATLGATLEAAAKARIPVLVLDRPNPIGGDLVGGPVSDTADRSLTNYVPLPLVHGMTIGELARLLNDQLHIGAALHVVTMEQYDRAMRFANAGLGWVPPSPNLRDFAALERYPDVGLIEGANVSVGRGTSAPFGMVGAPWMDGAAVARELNALNTGATYTPVHFVPSEGPYHGRSCSGVAIHQTSALTHPGRIGLALARVLSQRYPQHFKLEAIRVSVGSETVWAMLRDGVSLDAIEHAYIAQTDAFLSQRAAYLLY from the coding sequence ATGGAACGCGCGCAATCGTTACGATCCCGCCAACTTGCCGCGATAGCCGCGGTGCTGGCTGCGCTGTTGTTGGCGTGCATGCAGAGCGGGCGCGCCGAGCCAACCATCAACACGCCAGGGCCACTGGGCAAGCCTGTGCCGATGCACGAGCTGGAAGCCGTGGTAGCCGCGCAGATTGCCGATGCCAATGTGGCGGGGGCGGTGGTAGCCATCGGTGATGCCAGCGGGGTGCGCGAACGTGTCGCGCTGGGTCAGCGCACCGTCGGACGCGACGCTGAGCCGATGACTGAAGACATCATCTTCGATCTGGCATCCCTTACCAAGGCAGTGGCCACTTCCACGGCGGTGTTGCAGTTGGCAGAGCGTGGACGTTTGGATCTGGATGCGCCGGCCGGCCGGTACTGGCCAGCCTTCGCGGACGGAGGGAAGGCGCGCATCACGATACGGCAGTTGCTCACGCACACGTCCGGCCTGCCTCCTGGCCTGGCAGCTCGTTCGGAACTCCGGGGCCCCGCCTCGGTCCTTCACGCGATCGGGATCATGCCGCCGATTTCTGAGCCGGGTCACCGTGTCATTTACAGCGATCTCAACTATGTCGCCTTGGGCGAGATCGTCCAGCGTGTCAGTGGGGTAGGACTTGATGCATGGTGTGCGCAGCATATCTTTCGGCCCCTTGGCATGCGCGACACCGCGTTTCGTCCGAGCCGCAAGGCGATCACGCGCATCGCTCCGACCATCATTCGCAACGGACGATGGCTTCGCGGCAAAGTCCATGATCCGACCGCCGCCGCACTGGGGGGCGTCTCCGGCAACGCGGGCTTGTTCTCCACGGCGGATGACCTCGCGCTGTTCGCCAGGATGCTGCTCAACGGGGGCCGCGTTGGCGATCGCCGTATCTTGCAACCGGACAGCGTTGCCCTGCTGTTGACGCCGGACGGTTCAGCTGCGGTGGAGGCGGCCCGCACGCTGGGATGGGAAGTCCAGGCGCCGTTGATCCCCAATCGCTATCGCGCGCCGCGCGCCGGACTCCTCCAGCACCTGGGCTATACCGGAACCGGCTTATGGATCGACCTGGTCACGCGCAGATTCGTGATTGTGCTCACAAGCCGGCTGTATCCCGACGAGCAGGGCAACGCCATGCCGTTGCGTGAAGCCGTGCTGAATCTGGTATCGAACACTGCGCCGCTGCTCTCGGGCGAACAGATCGCGGTGCGCGCCCCGACCATGGCCGATGCCGTGCTCAGTGCCGGCCGCCGCTTGCCCATGGCGGTCGGGCCCGTGCGATCAGGTATCGATGTACTGGAGGCCAACGGCTTCGCACCGCTCGTCGGGAAGCGGGTCGGCTTGGTCACCAACCACAGTGGCTTCGATGCGCAGGGGCGCCGGACCATCGATGTACTGAATGAGGCACCCGGCGTGCGGTTGAGCGCCATCTTTGCGCCTGAGCATGGCATCGGCACCGATCTCGATGCGCGCTTCGGTGACACGATCGACGCTCGCTCCAACGTGGTTGTTCATAGCCTCTATGGCAACAGCAAGGACATACCACGCAGTGCACTGGCTGATATCGACGTCGTGGTGTTCGACCTGCAGGACGCGGGCGTACGCTTCTTTACCTACCTTGCGACCCTGGGGGCGACGCTGGAAGCCGCAGCGAAGGCCCGCATTCCAGTGCTGGTTCTGGACCGTCCCAACCCGATAGGGGGCGATCTGGTTGGTGGGCCGGTATCCGATACGGCAGACCGGTCATTGACGAACTACGTGCCTCTGCCGCTTGTGCACGGCATGACGATCGGCGAGCTTGCCCGGCTGTTGAACGACCAGCTGCACATTGGCGCAGCGTTGCATGTGGTGACCATGGAACAGTACGACCGCGCCATGCGCTTTGCCAACGCGGGGCTGGGTTGGGTTCCGCCATCGCCAAACCTGCGGGATTTCGCCGCCTTGGAGCGATATCCGGATGTGGGGCTGATCGAGGGCGCGAATGTCAGCGTGGGCAGAGGCACGTCGGCGCCGTTCGGCATGGTCGGGGCACCGTGGATGGACGGCGCTGCGGTAGCGCGCGAACTCAATGCGCTGAATACGGGCGCTACCTATACGCCCGTCCATTTTGTGCCGTCAGAGGGGCCATACCATGGCCGCTCGTGCTCGGGTGTGGCGATCCACCAGACGTCTGCGCTCACGCACCCCGGTCGCATCGGTTTAGCGCTGGCCCGAGTGCTGTCGCAGCGCTATCCGCAGCATTTCAAGCTGGAGGCGATCCGCGTGTCCGTGGGGTCCGAGACGGTCTGGGCAATGCTGCGTGATGGCGTTTCGCTGGACGCGATCGAGCACGCCTACATCGCCCAGACCGATGCCTTCCTTTCCCAGCGTGCGGCGTATCTGCTGTACTGA
- the groL gene encoding chaperonin GroEL (60 kDa chaperone family; promotes refolding of misfolded polypeptides especially under stressful conditions; forms two stacked rings of heptamers to form a barrel-shaped 14mer; ends can be capped by GroES; misfolded proteins enter the barrel where they are refolded when GroES binds): MTARTLVFHQTARRMMLNGIDLLARAVKVTLGPGGRNVIIERPGMTPMVANSGVVVARSISLREPFADMGARLLCEAAARTSEVAGDGTTTATTLAHAIVAEGVKYVEAGHDPMQLRRGIEAAGAVVAQQLHAMARPCTTVDEMRQIATISASGDQTVGTLVARAVEQVGKDGAISVEDGSKLEDQLEIAKGARVDRGFLSPFFATTESRAVVLEEPWVLLCDATISSIAQLLPVLEAVSGTGKPLLVIANEVEGEALATLVVNNLRGTLKSCAIRSPGFGESRTEQLSDLAALTGASVISSQTGVSLEHATLDQLGRVHRTETTKDSTTLIAGDTAKAEVERRVGQVRAQLNDAKTDYDREQLQHRIARLSGGVAVIKVGAATEVALHERKNRFQDALHATRAAVEEGIVPGGGVALLRARSAIDAWSAPNTEQHAGARIVHTALAAPMLQIAANAGADAQAVVHQVLSGEGSHGYDAASDRYGDMLELGVVDPVKVVRTALQNAVSIAALLLTTDCMIADAREGYVDRPDEASSSAMFNAGYA; this comes from the coding sequence ATGACAGCCCGCACCCTCGTCTTCCATCAAACCGCGCGCAGGATGATGCTCAACGGAATCGACCTGTTGGCCCGAGCTGTCAAGGTGACGCTCGGGCCTGGCGGCCGCAACGTGATCATCGAGCGGCCGGGCATGACGCCTATGGTCGCCAACTCCGGCGTGGTTGTTGCGCGTTCCATTTCATTGCGCGAGCCCTTTGCCGATATGGGTGCCCGATTGCTGTGCGAGGCAGCGGCGCGCACCAGCGAGGTCGCGGGTGACGGCACCACCACGGCCACCACCTTGGCACACGCCATCGTGGCGGAGGGCGTGAAGTACGTAGAAGCCGGACACGACCCGATGCAGCTCAGGCGCGGTATCGAGGCCGCCGGCGCCGTTGTTGCGCAGCAGCTCCACGCCATGGCTCGGCCCTGCACCACCGTTGACGAAATGCGGCAGATCGCCACGATTTCCGCCAGCGGAGACCAAACCGTGGGCACGCTGGTGGCGCGCGCGGTTGAGCAGGTCGGCAAGGACGGCGCCATCAGTGTGGAAGATGGCTCGAAGCTGGAAGACCAGTTGGAGATCGCAAAAGGCGCGCGTGTTGACCGGGGCTTTCTATCGCCATTCTTTGCCACCACCGAAAGCCGGGCCGTCGTGCTCGAAGAGCCATGGGTCTTATTGTGCGATGCCACGATCAGTTCGATTGCCCAATTGCTGCCGGTTCTCGAAGCCGTGTCCGGCACCGGCAAGCCGCTGCTGGTCATTGCCAACGAAGTGGAAGGCGAAGCGTTGGCCACGCTCGTGGTCAACAACCTGCGCGGCACGCTCAAGAGTTGCGCGATACGCTCGCCCGGCTTTGGCGAGTCCCGCACGGAACAACTGTCCGATCTTGCTGCGCTGACCGGTGCGAGCGTCATCTCATCGCAGACCGGCGTTTCGCTCGAGCACGCGACGCTTGACCAGCTCGGCCGCGTACACCGAACGGAAACCACCAAGGATTCGACCACACTCATCGCCGGCGATACGGCAAAGGCCGAGGTGGAACGCCGCGTGGGCCAGGTGCGGGCTCAACTCAATGACGCAAAGACAGACTACGACCGCGAGCAACTTCAGCACCGGATCGCGCGCCTGAGTGGTGGTGTGGCTGTCATCAAGGTAGGCGCGGCAACCGAAGTCGCGTTGCACGAACGCAAGAACCGCTTTCAGGATGCCCTTCACGCCACCCGTGCAGCCGTTGAGGAAGGCATCGTTCCCGGCGGTGGCGTTGCATTGCTCCGTGCGCGCTCCGCAATCGACGCATGGAGCGCACCCAACACCGAGCAGCATGCAGGCGCCCGTATCGTGCATACCGCCCTGGCCGCGCCGATGCTGCAGATCGCAGCCAACGCAGGCGCAGACGCACAGGCAGTCGTCCACCAGGTCCTCTCCGGGGAGGGTTCGCACGGCTACGATGCGGCGTCCGATCGCTACGGCGACATGCTGGAGCTGGGTGTGGTCGACCCCGTCAAAGTGGTACGCACCGCATTGCAGAACGCCGTCTCCATTGCCGCCCTGCTGCTGACCACGGATTGCATGATCGCCGACGCGCGGGAAGGCTATGTTGACCGGCCGGATGAAGCTTCAAGCTCGGCCATGTTCAACGCCGGATACGCATAG
- a CDS encoding carboxypeptidase regulatory-like domain-containing protein: MTNRRSWRAMYEMGCLNEGAYAARPIQRVQGGVAYVSGGVGQDEVDAMRSVAADYNLRLTFVEQGGAYVSDVDTRIRSASGAVSLAVVSEGPLLYVRLPSGKYQVSASYNGVVRQGTLVVPAHGAAMRTMTWPR, translated from the coding sequence ATGACGAACAGGCGCTCGTGGCGTGCCATGTACGAGATGGGCTGCCTGAATGAAGGTGCTTACGCCGCCCGTCCTATCCAACGTGTGCAAGGGGGCGTGGCCTATGTGTCAGGTGGGGTGGGACAAGACGAGGTGGACGCAATGCGTAGCGTTGCGGCGGACTACAACCTGCGCTTGACGTTCGTTGAGCAAGGGGGCGCGTACGTTTCAGATGTCGACACGCGTATTCGTTCTGCCAGCGGCGCGGTGTCCCTGGCTGTCGTATCGGAAGGCCCGCTGCTCTACGTCCGTCTGCCGAGCGGTAAGTATCAAGTCAGCGCGTCTTATAACGGCGTGGTACGGCAGGGCACGCTTGTCGTGCCCGCGCATGGTGCCGCCATGCGCACCATGACCTGGCCCCGCTGA
- a CDS encoding HPF/RaiA family ribosome-associated protein yields the protein MKFSAAHDDVAAPDFGSRSSSVTLALDISFRDFPYSKAIEDAVIKQANRLGSVQVEIARCRVKLIQLPRQQLPIPSVRVHIDVMTRHHRHLSGHASGDDALVALHDAFKDVEFVLRSEMVREQSSAIIEAKGGI from the coding sequence TTGAAATTCTCGGCTGCCCATGATGACGTGGCGGCGCCCGATTTTGGGTCAAGGAGTTCGAGCGTGACTTTGGCATTGGACATTTCATTTCGGGATTTTCCGTACTCCAAAGCGATTGAGGATGCTGTCATCAAACAGGCGAACCGCCTTGGCAGCGTTCAGGTGGAGATCGCCCGTTGCCGCGTCAAGTTGATTCAACTGCCGCGCCAGCAGCTACCTATCCCATCCGTCAGGGTTCACATTGACGTGATGACGCGCCACCATCGCCACCTCTCGGGCCATGCCTCCGGCGACGACGCTCTTGTCGCACTTCACGATGCGTTCAAAGACGTCGAGTTCGTATTGCGAAGCGAAATGGTCCGTGAACAATCGAGTGCAATCATCGAAGCAAAGGGGGGCATATGA
- a CDS encoding Hsp20/alpha crystallin family protein: protein MAESDTKLAVKTGAEASNKQPGAMQPWRAFDNLRQEVARVFDDFDRGFHLFPFHRAALDIEPFWRREWALTSAPAVDVVETDTAYEIKADLPGMEEKDVEVKLANGGLTIKGEKQEEKEEKQKDYYLHERHFGAFERSFRMPDGVDTEKIQASFKNGVLTVTLPKTDAAQATPKTIPVNGG from the coding sequence ATGGCTGAATCCGATACCAAACTTGCCGTGAAGACCGGCGCGGAAGCTTCGAACAAGCAGCCTGGCGCCATGCAACCCTGGCGCGCTTTTGACAACCTTCGGCAAGAGGTTGCGCGTGTGTTCGATGATTTCGACCGCGGATTTCATCTCTTCCCATTTCATCGGGCCGCGCTCGATATCGAGCCGTTCTGGCGGCGTGAATGGGCTTTGACGTCCGCGCCTGCCGTGGACGTTGTCGAAACCGACACGGCTTACGAGATCAAGGCCGATCTGCCCGGCATGGAAGAGAAGGACGTCGAGGTCAAGCTGGCCAACGGCGGCCTGACGATCAAAGGCGAGAAGCAGGAAGAGAAGGAAGAGAAGCAAAAGGACTACTACCTGCATGAACGCCACTTCGGCGCGTTCGAGCGGTCATTCCGTATGCCGGACGGCGTCGACACAGAGAAGATCCAAGCCAGCTTCAAGAATGGCGTATTGACGGTGACGCTCCCCAAGACAGACGCGGCGCAAGCCACGCCCAAGACGATCCCCGTCAACGGGGGCTGA
- a CDS encoding response regulator, with the protein MIKVLIADDHAVFREGLGRILSDASDIEVVGEAVDGASTIDLVRRTPADVIVLDLSMPGRSGIDLIAQVHRDVPQLKILVLTMHAEDQYALRAFRAGAVGYLTKEGAVKELEKAIRKAASGGTYMTQAVAELLIHNLGDPADRLLHQRLSDREFDIFVRLSKGDSLATIAHDLCISKKTVSTYKARILERMNLPNDVALVRYALTHGLV; encoded by the coding sequence ATGATCAAGGTGCTGATAGCGGACGACCATGCCGTTTTTCGTGAGGGATTGGGCCGGATCCTGAGCGATGCCAGCGATATCGAGGTTGTTGGTGAGGCAGTCGATGGTGCATCCACCATCGATCTGGTGCGCCGTACACCTGCCGACGTCATCGTGCTGGACTTGTCGATGCCCGGACGCAGCGGCATTGACCTGATCGCCCAGGTTCATCGGGACGTTCCGCAGCTCAAGATCCTGGTCCTGACCATGCATGCCGAGGACCAGTACGCGCTACGCGCATTCCGAGCCGGTGCCGTCGGCTATCTGACGAAAGAGGGTGCGGTCAAGGAGCTCGAGAAGGCCATCCGCAAGGCCGCATCGGGCGGTACGTACATGACGCAGGCCGTGGCAGAGCTGCTGATACACAATCTGGGCGACCCCGCAGACAGACTGCTTCATCAGCGGCTCAGTGACCGCGAGTTCGATATTTTTGTGCGTCTGTCGAAAGGCGATTCACTGGCGACGATTGCGCATGATCTGTGCATCAGCAAGAAAACGGTCAGCACGTACAAGGCGCGCATTCTTGAACGAATGAACTTGCCGAATGATGTCGCGTTGGTGCGGTACGCGCTGACCCACGGGTTGGTATGA
- a CDS encoding sensor histidine kinase, with the protein MSDQGGNPRIFLSTVQPRPNQQRLVMAVMLASVVVFVAVLPFAQWQLAQVWGFIPVYESAVVINDLVTAAMLVGQFTLLRSPGLLALSSGYFFTATVAAVHMLSFPGLFSASGLLNAGPQTTAWLYMFWHGGFPISLIAYALLQENTRTRHIRLRRAVSPILWAACVVLLLTYGLTALATHPSLLPAIMRGHGYTGAMSTTVGIVWMLNVLAAAILWRHRGHSLLNLWCAVVAVTSVFEVALSAMFNHGRFDLGFYAGRAYGLVASGFVLVALIIEHARLYAMLVKALDNESAARARALDKTQQLNEANEHLEQRVKDRTAQLSVTNIELRQEIAERKRAEQALERSREELRELATISSRAREEERRRLSRELHDELAQSLAALKVDMQMLEQKLHATNKPVADRLSSMEQAVDDMIGATRRLASDLRPSMLDDLGLVPACRWLVESFQRRHRIRCELTIMPEHFELPEPFASTVYRVLQECLANVARHAGASTVQVRLVHDVPTVQLSVQDDGIGFDPAHPRKDLSFGLVGLRERAYLVRGSLSIESSPEAGTLIELTIPQTMTAAMEAPLPAPDAQPRAI; encoded by the coding sequence TTGAGCGACCAAGGGGGCAATCCCCGCATCTTCCTGTCGACCGTCCAGCCTCGACCGAATCAGCAGCGGCTGGTCATGGCCGTGATGCTGGCATCCGTCGTCGTCTTTGTGGCCGTATTGCCGTTCGCTCAGTGGCAACTGGCGCAGGTCTGGGGGTTCATTCCTGTCTATGAATCCGCGGTCGTCATCAACGATTTGGTCACCGCCGCGATGCTGGTCGGGCAGTTCACCTTGCTCCGCTCTCCAGGATTGCTGGCCCTGTCATCCGGCTACTTCTTTACCGCCACGGTGGCGGCGGTGCACATGCTCAGCTTTCCGGGGCTGTTCTCAGCATCGGGGCTTCTGAATGCGGGCCCGCAAACGACAGCGTGGCTTTACATGTTCTGGCACGGAGGGTTTCCCATCTCTCTGATCGCCTATGCCCTTTTGCAGGAAAACACGCGAACACGGCATATCAGGTTGCGGCGTGCCGTCTCTCCCATTCTATGGGCAGCCTGCGTTGTACTGCTTCTGACTTACGGGCTGACTGCGCTGGCCACCCACCCGTCTCTCTTGCCGGCCATCATGCGCGGGCATGGATATACCGGTGCAATGTCAACGACAGTGGGCATTGTGTGGATGCTGAACGTGCTGGCCGCAGCAATCTTATGGCGGCACCGTGGCCACTCCTTGCTGAATCTATGGTGTGCGGTTGTCGCCGTCACCTCGGTATTTGAGGTCGCACTGTCTGCCATGTTCAATCATGGGCGGTTCGATCTCGGCTTTTACGCAGGCCGCGCCTACGGCCTCGTCGCTTCCGGCTTTGTTCTTGTCGCGCTGATCATTGAACATGCCAGGCTTTACGCCATGCTGGTGAAAGCCCTGGATAACGAAAGCGCAGCGCGCGCACGCGCCTTGGACAAAACGCAGCAACTGAACGAGGCGAACGAGCACCTCGAACAGCGTGTCAAGGACCGCACCGCCCAGCTCAGCGTCACGAACATCGAACTTCGACAGGAAATCGCCGAACGCAAGCGCGCCGAACAGGCGCTGGAGCGATCGAGAGAGGAGTTGCGTGAATTGGCAACGATCAGCTCACGGGCGCGCGAAGAAGAACGACGGCGCCTTTCGCGCGAGCTTCACGATGAACTCGCCCAATCGCTGGCGGCGCTTAAGGTCGACATGCAGATGCTGGAGCAGAAGCTTCATGCCACGAACAAGCCGGTTGCCGACCGCCTGAGTTCAATGGAACAAGCCGTGGATGACATGATCGGTGCGACACGGCGGCTCGCCTCCGATTTGCGCCCCTCCATGCTCGACGATCTCGGCCTGGTACCTGCGTGCAGATGGCTTGTTGAGTCGTTTCAGCGGCGCCATCGCATTCGGTGCGAGCTAACGATCATGCCCGAGCACTTTGAGCTTCCCGAGCCCTTTGCATCCACCGTCTATCGCGTGCTGCAGGAATGTTTGGCCAATGTGGCCCGCCATGCTGGTGCCTCAACCGTACAGGTGAGGCTGGTCCATGACGTGCCCACCGTTCAGCTCTCGGTGCAGGACGATGGCATCGGCTTCGACCCTGCGCATCCGAGAAAAGATTTGTCTTTCGGGCTTGTTGGCTTGCGTGAGCGTGCCTACCTCGTGCGTGGGAGCTTAAGCATCGAATCGTCTCCAGAGGCCGGAACGTTGATCGAACTGACCATTCCACAAACGATGACTGCAGCTATGGAAGCGCCGCTTCCAGCGCCCGACGCCCAACCAAGGGCAATCTAG
- a CDS encoding 1-phosphofructokinase family hexose kinase, with protein sequence MPEIVTLTVNPAIDIATSVECLTDTHKMRCTPARLDPGGGGVNVARVVDRLGGDCVAIYLAGGPVAERLGRLLSVEGLTFVALGIEGETRENFSVTELCSHREFRFVMPGPVVSESESQHCLDYLDALQPAPRYLVLSGSLPLGVADDFYARVIDQAKLHGSRVVLDASGPALRAALPHGPYLIKPSLNELRQLTGRALETEADCMETAQEIVRNGHAHAVALTLGAGGAMLVTQEEIVRAGAVATSFLSTIGAGDSFVGGMVWALNRNAGMREAFRYGMAAAAAALSHAGTELGSAAEIEQRYAEVSLS encoded by the coding sequence ATGCCGGAAATCGTCACGCTCACGGTCAATCCCGCCATCGATATCGCCACGTCGGTCGAGTGCCTGACGGATACACACAAGATGCGCTGCACCCCGGCCCGCCTTGACCCTGGAGGCGGCGGAGTCAACGTCGCCCGTGTTGTCGATCGCCTGGGCGGGGATTGCGTGGCCATCTACCTTGCCGGCGGCCCGGTGGCTGAACGATTGGGACGTCTTTTGTCGGTAGAGGGCTTAACGTTCGTCGCGCTCGGGATCGAAGGGGAGACGCGTGAGAATTTTTCCGTGACGGAACTCTGCAGCCATCGGGAATTCCGGTTCGTGATGCCGGGGCCGGTCGTTTCGGAATCGGAGTCGCAGCACTGCCTGGATTACCTCGATGCGCTGCAGCCAGCGCCGCGCTACCTCGTCCTAAGCGGAAGCCTGCCGCTCGGGGTGGCCGACGACTTCTACGCGCGGGTCATTGATCAGGCCAAGCTTCATGGCAGCCGTGTCGTGCTGGATGCCTCGGGGCCGGCATTGCGCGCGGCGTTGCCGCATGGGCCATACCTGATCAAGCCAAGCCTGAACGAGCTTCGACAGCTGACCGGGCGCGCGTTGGAAACAGAAGCGGATTGCATGGAGACTGCGCAAGAGATTGTCCGCAATGGGCACGCGCATGCGGTCGCGCTCACACTGGGCGCAGGCGGGGCCATGCTCGTCACGCAGGAAGAAATCGTCCGGGCAGGTGCCGTCGCAACGTCATTCCTCAGCACCATTGGAGCCGGCGACAGCTTCGTGGGGGGGATGGTGTGGGCGCTTAACCGGAATGCAGGCATGCGAGAGGCATTTCGATACGGCATGGCAGCGGCCGCAGCAGCGTTGAGCCATGCCGGTACCGAACTTGGCAGCGCCGCCGAGATCGAGCAGCGCTACGCAGAGGTGTCGTTGTCTTGA
- a CDS encoding BCAM0308 family protein produces the protein MKQRSQSERVRPARWSPFAVEPIHNRYREPDKAPAASCCPVCGAVYLKGRWLWRSPPPGATSLVCSACQRAADQMPAARIHLSGDFEAAHREEILTLARHREADLRADHPMERIMAVESTSSGTDILTTGFHLARDIGHAIHHAFHGHLTFDYGNAETELHVKWSR, from the coding sequence ATGAAACAACGCTCTCAATCCGAACGAGTGCGGCCGGCACGCTGGAGCCCATTTGCCGTCGAGCCGATCCACAACCGATATCGGGAACCCGACAAGGCACCGGCTGCAAGCTGCTGCCCAGTTTGCGGTGCTGTCTATCTCAAGGGCCGCTGGTTGTGGCGCAGCCCGCCACCTGGGGCCACTTCCCTGGTCTGCTCGGCATGCCAGCGTGCCGCCGACCAGATGCCCGCAGCACGAATCCACCTGTCTGGAGACTTTGAGGCGGCCCATCGGGAAGAGATCCTGACACTCGCCCGCCACCGCGAAGCTGATCTGCGCGCCGATCATCCAATGGAGCGCATCATGGCTGTCGAAAGCACGAGCAGCGGCACTGACATCCTGACGACCGGTTTTCATCTGGCGCGCGACATCGGCCATGCAATCCACCATGCATTCCACGGACACCTGACGTTTGACTATGGCAACGCAGAGACCGAACTGCACGTGAAATGGAGCCGGTAG
- a CDS encoding DUF2950 domain-containing protein, which produces MMHKISRALRLRRLAVQLAMLVLYATAVPSWADKPTQQAFSSPENAAEALASAWRSGDADALLLLLGPAGATLVKSGDPIGEQIARSKLASAYDEAHRIERDAEGHAVILLGKDEWPYPIPLARRGTRWRFDTKAGAQQIIDRRIGHHEAHAIRVCRAYVEAQLAYGTSHSTADGRAVFAQRLGSSPGKHDGLFWVPSAGDEESPLGPLIALADARRQDTSGAGKVIPFHGYVFRILTRQGEHAPGGARSYIDDGQMTGGFALVAFPATFGASGVMTFIVNQDGVVYQRNLGPHTAQITRRMRAYDPDERWSPALP; this is translated from the coding sequence ATGATGCACAAGATCTCTAGAGCGCTGCGCCTGCGTCGCCTTGCCGTGCAACTGGCGATGCTGGTTCTTTATGCGACCGCCGTTCCATCCTGGGCCGACAAGCCCACGCAGCAGGCGTTCTCTTCCCCCGAGAACGCTGCCGAGGCATTGGCATCCGCATGGCGCTCGGGCGACGCGGATGCCCTGCTCCTCCTGTTGGGGCCGGCAGGGGCAACGCTGGTGAAATCGGGTGACCCCATCGGCGAACAGATCGCCCGAAGCAAGCTGGCCTCCGCATACGACGAAGCGCATCGAATCGAACGAGACGCTGAGGGCCATGCCGTCATCCTCCTGGGCAAAGACGAATGGCCCTATCCGATCCCGCTGGCAAGGCGGGGCACGCGCTGGCGCTTTGACACGAAAGCCGGCGCACAGCAGATCATTGATCGACGTATTGGCCACCACGAGGCACACGCAATCCGCGTCTGCCGGGCGTATGTCGAAGCGCAACTGGCTTATGGCACTTCGCACAGCACCGCAGATGGGCGCGCCGTGTTTGCACAGCGCCTAGGCAGTTCACCAGGCAAGCATGATGGCCTGTTCTGGGTGCCTTCCGCCGGAGATGAAGAGAGCCCGCTGGGGCCGCTCATCGCGCTCGCCGATGCACGACGCCAGGACACGTCAGGCGCGGGCAAGGTCATCCCCTTTCATGGCTACGTCTTCCGGATCCTGACTCGGCAGGGAGAGCACGCGCCGGGCGGCGCGCGGAGCTATATCGACGACGGACAGATGACAGGCGGATTCGCACTGGTCGCATTTCCCGCAACCTTCGGGGCATCGGGTGTCATGACGTTTATTGTCAACCAGGATGGCGTCGTGTACCAAAGGAACCTCGGCCCGCATACCGCCCAGATCACGCGGCGCATGCGCGCGTATGACCCCGACGAGCGCTGGAGCCCCGCATTGCCATGA